The Methanocella arvoryzae MRE50 DNA window CCCGTCAGCAGCACGCCCTCCGGCCTGACGATCTCTTTCTCCGGGCGGGGCAGATAGTAGTTGACAGCGATGTCTCTGTCACCGTAGGGTATCTGCTCCCTGCGGAAGTCGAACGGGAAATAGTGGCTTCCTTCCGATAAAGCCGATCTTTGCCTGGAGTAGGCTTCCTGTTTCAGCGGCGTCTCTGTAGCCGGAAATCTGGCTATACCATAATACAGGGCAGCGTTGTTGTACAGGCGAGCCTTTTCCCCCTCGCTCTTCGCGGGAGAGCGAGCCTGGTCCCTGCACCGGTCACCCAGCCTCATGCAGATAGTGGCCCAGCCGTTAACCCCATCGGGTTCGTAAAGCGGTCCGCTGCTTCTGGTCGCCAGATCATTGAGCAGTTTACCATCCGCCCCGGCGTAAATCCATAAGGGGAACTTGTCCCTTTTCAGCCACAGCATTTCCTCGTCCGCCTGCCTTTCCATCGCCGCCATAATCGATCATAAAAAACTGGACAGGCCCGACTTTATATTTTAATGATGGATGACGCGGGGAAACAGATCGCGAGACTTACCGATCACCTTTGCCGGTGTGGCTTAACGTAAGAAATCAGCGGTGCAGCAAGTATTTTTAATCGCGCTACGTTCAGTCTCTCATGACCGGCGCCCTCGATAAATACGGCATAAGCAGGCTCAATGTCACCCACCTCTCCCAGCAGTTCTGGTGCGAGCGCCAGGTAGCCCTCTCGCTGGAGCACCCCCGGGAAGAGACAGAAGAGATGGCCGCGGGCACCGAAATCCACCGAGAACTTATGCTGGAGATCGTCAAAGAGGTCTCGGCGGAAACCACCACTATCGAGGACGAAATCTACCTGATGATGCTGAACCTCAGAACCGGGCTGGAGCAGCTTGTCTCTGAGGGAAAGACCCGGGAACTGAGGGTATTCGGCAGGGCAGGGGAGTTCCCGCTCTCGGGCATCATCGACGAGCTCTCCTTGAATGATGGTCAGCTGACTATCCTGGACCACAAAACCCGCACTAAACCCTCTCTGCCGCCGCCTCCGACTTTTGCAACGGCCGAGATCCAGGTCATGCTCTACCGGAAGCTGCTGGACGACCTCCGCTTCGGGCGTTACACCCCTGACCAGTTTTTTACAGACCGCAGGCTGCCTGACCTCGGGGATATTTCCCCCGGTATGAAAGACCAGCTGGAAGCACAGGGGCTCTACGAAAAGCTGACCCCGGCAGAGCTGACCGTCGAAGTATTCTCCGCTTTCCGGAAACTGCCCGCTATCTCAGACTACCTGATCGTCCGCTACCTGCACCGGGACTCGGGCAGCCATATCGGCGACAAGGTGGTTCTCCACGACCCGGCCGCCCTCGATAAAAAGCTCAGCCACGCCCTCAAGTTCTGGACCGGCGAGCGGGAAGCTACTACAGTAAAAAGCAGAGAGCGGTGGAAGTGCAACTACTGCGAGTACCGGGGAGTACACTGCCCGCTCTGAGAATTTTTTGTATACTATCCGATCTATGCATTAGCGACCGCTATGCAATTGCGACCGCTATGCATTAGCTACAGTCTCCGGGCAGACTTATAGTCCGCTCCACGCAAACGCTTTCTTCGCCCAGTCGCTCTCCGGGTACTTCCTGCTCAGGTAGATGTGGGCATTCTTGAGCATTTTAGCGTCATTTGTCTTCTTGTACTGAGCTACGCCTGTATAGTAGGCCGCTTCAGGTGCCGCCTCGGTCTCGGGGTACTTTTTGTCGATCGTCTCGAAGCAACTGATCGCCTTATCGTAGTCTTCGTTCCGCATCGAGACCTTTCCCTCGCCGAGGATCAGCTGAGCCCTGAAATCCTTCGGCGGCAGGTAGCCTACGAACCGGTACGCCTCACTGCCGTCCTTGTCTGCGATGATAAACGTAGGCGTCCATTCTACGTTGTACTTTTTGACCAGGTCCTTGTTTCCCGGCTCCGATATCTCGAACATGCCCAGCGCAAACCTGTGCCCGGCATGGAGGACCACGTCTCTGGTCGGCAGTGTCTTCTCGATCATCATCTTGCATCCGCTACAGTGGTGGGAATGGAAGAACAGCAGTATCGGCTTTCCCGTCTTCCTGGCCACGTCCTGCACCTCATCGTATTTCTCCATCCAGTTGAGCTTTTGCTCCATCATATCCAATCACCGCTTTCAATAACTTCACACCTGAAACGTCCTCCTCTGACAATTTTAAGCTGATATGGGTAAAGAGCATCCGGGGTGGAATAATGCTGTAGCTAATGCGGAGTTTTAGCGTGGTTATATAACCGGGCAAGACTATTCTATCGTCTATGAGTGCCAGCTCAAGGATAGACTCCGATTTGTCTGCAATCATCGATCGCTTCAAAGCTCTCGAAAGCCCCAAAGATCGGGAAGGCATGGCCCGGTTCGGTATCCGGACCGACAGGGCCTTCGGCATCTCCGTCTATGTCCTGCGGGACATGGCGAAGGAGATCGGCACCAGCCATGAGCTGGCACTGGCGCTGTGGGATACGGGCTACCACGAAGCGAGAATCCTGGCCGGCATCATCGATGACCCGAAGCAAGTCACCTCAGACCAGATGGACGCGTGGGTCGCCGAATTCGACTCCTGGGACGTCTGCGACCAGTGCTGCTCCAACCTGTTCGACCAGACTCCGTTTGCCTACGAAAAGGCCTTCCAGTGGGCCGACGACGACCGGGAGTTCGTCCGCAGGTCAGGCTTCGTCATGATGGCTGCTCTGGCTGTCCATGACAAAAAAGCGGGCGATGAGAGCTTCGAGCAGTTCTTCCCGGTCATGAAAAAGTACGCCACCGACGACCGCAACTTCGTCCGCAAGGCCGTCAACTGGGCTTTGAGAAACGTCGGCAAGCGCAACTTGACTTTGAATGCCTGCGCCATCGAAGTTGCCGAAGAGATCAAGGCCATCAACACCAAAAGCGCCCGGTGGATCGCCAGCGATGCGCTGCGAGAGCTGAAAAGCGAGAAAGTGCAGGCCAGACTTGCTGCGAAGGCTAAAAAGGCAAAATAGCTTACAACAGCGGCATGGTAGTTTTTCACCACAGAGACGCACAGAGCGACTGGTTCACCACAGAGGCACAGAGAACACAGAGATTTTTCTAAAGACAATTGCATATTGACCGTATGTTAAAAAGTCTCTGTGAATCTCTGTTCGCCTCTGTGCCTCTGTGGTAAAATAGTAACTCTGTGAGTCTCTGTGGTTATAAGTACTCTGTTGTCTCTTCCAGCATCCAGAAGGCTTATCTATTCCTTAAGTCTCTAATACACCATTCGCTGGGATACTATTGCCAGGCAATACGATCACTCCTAACCCTGATACGCTTAAGAAATACAATGCTGACGTCTACGACGATGCTTCTGACATTTACGACACGTACGAGGGCCTGTTTTTCCCGTACCTGTTCGGGCGTATCCGGGAGCTTGTGGCGGATCGGTTTATCCCCTCGCTGCCCAATGATGCAGTGGTGCTGGACGTGGGCTGCGGTACCGGCCAGCAGACGCTGTTGTTCAGGGAGAAGGGCATCGCCGTCGTCGGCGTCGACATCAGTGCCGGGCTGGTGCGGGTTGCCAATGAAAAGATCGGCGAGAATATCTGCATGGTGTCTGACGCATGCCGGTTGCCATTTGTGGACGGGGTTTTCGACGCTGTCTCCTGCGCCGGCAGCACGCTAAACCATATTCCTGACTACGGCTGCTTTTTCGATGAGGTTGCCCGGGTGCTTAAGCCGGGCGGATATATCTTTCTGGAATCGGACAACAAGTGGCGCCCTGACATGTTCTGGTGTCTCTTAAGCTGTATGGCCGGCGACCCACTGCAGTACCACGAAAAGCTCGGCCACGTGATCGGGTACTTCAAACGCCCCCTGTCAGAAGGCTATCCGTACGTGTTTCCGCTCTCTTTCGGGGAAGGCAAAGTGAGGGAGCTGAACCTGCGCACCTTCACCTGCAAAGAACTCTATAAAGAACTGGGCGCCCGGGGATGTAAAGTTGAAAAAGTCTACGGCATCCACGCCATAACAAACGTCCTGCCCAGCCCCCTGATGATCCAGGATCATCCGGGCAAGATTACAACTGCCGTATTCAAGTTCCTCGCCTTCTTCGAAA harbors:
- a CDS encoding DNA alkylation repair protein; translated protein: MSASSRIDSDLSAIIDRFKALESPKDREGMARFGIRTDRAFGISVYVLRDMAKEIGTSHELALALWDTGYHEARILAGIIDDPKQVTSDQMDAWVAEFDSWDVCDQCCSNLFDQTPFAYEKAFQWADDDREFVRRSGFVMMAALAVHDKKAGDESFEQFFPVMKKYATDDRNFVRKAVNWALRNVGKRNLTLNACAIEVAEEIKAINTKSARWIASDALRELKSEKVQARLAAKAKKAK
- a CDS encoding thioredoxin fold domain-containing protein; its protein translation is MMEQKLNWMEKYDEVQDVARKTGKPILLFFHSHHCSGCKMMIEKTLPTRDVVLHAGHRFALGMFEISEPGNKDLVKKYNVEWTPTFIIADKDGSEAYRFVGYLPPKDFRAQLILGEGKVSMRNEDYDKAISCFETIDKKYPETEAAPEAAYYTGVAQYKKTNDAKMLKNAHIYLSRKYPESDWAKKAFAWSGL
- a CDS encoding PD-(D/E)XK nuclease family protein codes for the protein MTGALDKYGISRLNVTHLSQQFWCERQVALSLEHPREETEEMAAGTEIHRELMLEIVKEVSAETTTIEDEIYLMMLNLRTGLEQLVSEGKTRELRVFGRAGEFPLSGIIDELSLNDGQLTILDHKTRTKPSLPPPPTFATAEIQVMLYRKLLDDLRFGRYTPDQFFTDRRLPDLGDISPGMKDQLEAQGLYEKLTPAELTVEVFSAFRKLPAISDYLIVRYLHRDSGSHIGDKVVLHDPAALDKKLSHALKFWTGEREATTVKSRERWKCNYCEYRGVHCPL
- a CDS encoding class I SAM-dependent methyltransferase, with amino-acid sequence MPGNTITPNPDTLKKYNADVYDDASDIYDTYEGLFFPYLFGRIRELVADRFIPSLPNDAVVLDVGCGTGQQTLLFREKGIAVVGVDISAGLVRVANEKIGENICMVSDACRLPFVDGVFDAVSCAGSTLNHIPDYGCFFDEVARVLKPGGYIFLESDNKWRPDMFWCLLSCMAGDPLQYHEKLGHVIGYFKRPLSEGYPYVFPLSFGEGKVRELNLRTFTCKELYKELGARGCKVEKVYGIHAITNVLPSPLMIQDHPGKITTAVFKFLAFFENRLYGLWPINRVGMSVIVFARKNAPK